A genome region from Penaeus chinensis breed Huanghai No. 1 chromosome 15, ASM1920278v2, whole genome shotgun sequence includes the following:
- the LOC125032833 gene encoding uncharacterized protein LOC125032833 yields the protein MWQLIKKVVKKKTSSALHHSSVKYAQDLVETWSQQSSVHSLPSHIQELLSLKTRCALHLSAALLRKDVEEDIPITKDELCRALASGWTKSLIVPVPKPGTDKFRPISLTSCFYKVLECILLYCLMYRLQDKLSSRLYGFLPQRSTHHCQLELYTRLSSTSLVTFIDLKSAFDIANPDVILDQLVDFGVSGNLLRWIRGYLSNRSSYDLFKGVCSTRKCFGLGTPQGGVFSPFLFNILMHRLISQLPDIPGTTITCYADDICIHSNSPEDLQRLLHLFYESISSCGLIISPEKSRIFSLQNPRTLPELLVGPSIIPFCTQYLYLGAPVRVLPTTPARQHVHPIVEELLTLLQRRLEPLRWLTNNTAGVSIPVARNIYTAFIRSVVDYLSPTPSQLSKTTLDPLEKFQNKAMRCILGCPMSTRIANMQQELHLLPLVERIYANVTFFTVKCLHSSSLAPHYAGLINMSLDPNSRPPQLRPGGCALIRNVCRDLRRLDINVPQEEVDHGPPPCQIPPLAVSYTPTCRRDLPCQQKQLALETIDKVRSSIPASHTLYIDGSLQMDGTAGCAVFSPTMEPPYGGWTGRRLQDWSSSTSCELHGLLDAVSLLLRTGSNGLVICDSQSALPALSSPKPEAHSLVNQILRHLVTAIGHALVIHFLWIPSHVGVTANEVVDRLAKAACRFVLPAADVSPATLTYYKRRIRASAHLSTTRRRNAERPASVSIQHYDHFASHPYKYRRRGLLVRRHNVVAARLRITAITTFECPKAADLISKRDSVLDVCKSLLAEDNLDLNPWRTLRTPLPPLGQGGSSSHSRVDLQLSYNQSCYEIVGQSCHKIALGSNSACRRNPKRQVGSLTGSIAKK from the exons ATGTGGCAACTCATCAAGAAGGTGGTAAAGAAAAAGACCTCAAGTGCACTCCATCACAGTTCAGTTAAATATGCCCAAGATCTTGTTGAGACCTGGTCACAGCAATCCAGTGTTCATAGCCTTCCTTCACATATACAAGAGCTGCTCTCTCTGAAAACCCGTTGTGCTTTACACCTGTCAGCAGCCCTGCTAAGGAAAGATGTGGAAGAAGACATACCAATAACAAAGGATGAACTTTGTCGTGCTCTTGCTAGCG GTTGGACGAAGAGCCTCATTGTACCTGTTCCTAAGCCAGGCACTGACAAGTTTAGACCAATATCCCTTACATCATGCTTCTATAAAGTGCTGGAGTGTATCCTCTTATATTGCCTTATGTATCGCCTTCAGGACAAACTATCATCCAGGTTATATGGATTCCTGCCACAACGCAGCACACACCATTGTCAATTGGAGCTTTACACTCGCCTCTCCTCTACAAGTCTTGTCACATTCATTGACCTGAAAAGTGCCTTTGACATTGCAAATCCAGATGTGATCCTCGACCAGCTTGTGGACTTTGGTGTTAGTGGCAATCTCTTGCGATGGATACGAGGGTACTTAAGCAACAGATCATCCTATGATCTCTTTAAAGGTGTCTGCAGCACACGTAAGTGCTTTGGCCTTGGGACTCCACAGGGAGGTGTCTTTAGCCCATTTCTTTTCAATATCCTTATGCACCGCCTCATATCCCAGCTACCTGACATCCCAGGGACAACAATTACGTGCTATGCTGACGACATCTGCATTCACTCCAACTCACCAGAAGATCTACAGCGCTTACTTCATCTATTTTATGAATCAATCTCTTCATGTggcctcatcatctctcctgaaAAAAGTAGGATCTTTTCTCTACAAAACCCACGAACACTACCTGAACTTCTAGTGGGCCCCAGCATTATACCATTCTGCACACAGTATCTTTACTTGGGTGCTCCAGTTCGAGTCCTTCCCACCACACCAGCACGTCAACATGTCCATCCCATTGTCGAAGAATTACTGACACTGCTACAACGGCGCCTTGAACCCCTTCGCTGGTTAACCAACAATACTGCTGGGGTCTCCATTCCTGTGGCCAGAAATATTTATACAGCTTTTATCCGTTCAGTAGTTGATTATCTATCTCCAACTCCTAGTCAACTCTCCAAGACAACGCTAGATCCCCTAGAAAAATTTCAGAATAAGGCAATGCGCTGCATTCTAGGATGCCCAATGTCCACAAGGATTGCTAACATGCAGCAGgagcttcatctccttcctcttgtggAACGAATCTATGCCAATGTAACATTCTTTACTGTTAAGTGTCTCCACTCCTCCAGTCTTGCTCCACATTATGCAGGCCTTATTAATATGTCTCTTGATCCCAATTCTCGTCCCCCACAACTCCGACCAGGTGGCTGTGCTCTTATTAGGAATGTTTGCCGAGACCTTAGAAGATTGGACATTAATGTTCCCCAAGAGGAAGTTGACCATGGTCCTCCCCCGTGTCAGATTCCTCCTCTAGCAGTTTCCTACACTCCCACCTGTAGGAGGGACTTACCCTGCCAACAGAAACAACTAGCCCTCGAGACCATTGACAAAGTAAGGTCTTCCATTCCTGCCTCTCACACCCTCTACATTGACGGTTCCTTACAAATGGATGGAACTGCAGGCTGTGCTGTCTTCTCTCCTACCATGGAACCACCGTATGGGGGATGGACTGGACGCCGTCTGCAGGACTGGTCAAGCTCTACCTCCTGTGAACTGCATGGGCTCCTGGATGCTGTTAGCCTACTTCTACGGACTGGAAGTAATGGACTAGTTATTTGTGACTCGCAGTCTGCCCTTCCTGCCCTCTCCTCGCCAAAGCCTGAAGCCCATAGCCTAGTCAATCAAATACTGCGCCATCTAGTCACAGCCATTGGACATGCACTTGTAATACATTTCCTATGGATTCCCTCGCATGTTGGAGTAACAGCGAATGAAGTTGTAGACCGTCTTGCCAAAGCTGCCTGTAGGTTTGTCTTACCTGCGGCTGACGTCTCGCCAGCAACCCTCACCTACTACAAGCGGAGGATACGTGCTTCCGCTCATTTGTCAACCACCCGGCGCAGGAACGCCGAGCGGCCAGCGAGCGTAAGCATCCAGCATTACGACCACTTTGCCTCTCATCCCTACAAATACCGACGCCGCGGTCTGTTGGTAAGAAGACACAATGTGGTGGCTGCCCGGCTCCG cattactgccattactactTTCGAGTGCCCAAAAGCTGCTGATCTCATATCAAAGAGAGACTCTGTCTTAGACGTCTGCAAGTCCTTATTAGCAGAGgacaatctagat ctaaatccatggcgtACCTTACGCACACCACTTCCACCCTTAGGTCAGGGTGGGAGCAGCAGTCACTCTCGAGTTGACCTTCAGCTCAGTTATAATCAGTCCTGTTATGAGATTGTCGGGCAGTCCTGTCATAAGATTGCGCTAGGAAGTAATTCTGCATGTCGCAGAAATCCAAAAAGACAAGTTGGATCTTTAACGGGGAGCATCGCCAAGAAGTAG